A single region of the Cherax quadricarinatus isolate ZL_2023a chromosome 11, ASM3850222v1, whole genome shotgun sequence genome encodes:
- the LOC128687606 gene encoding zinc finger protein 271-like, with amino-acid sequence MEIDKEKNPYQCSECLKVFSQKSSLSNHKRAHSKKRYYQCSHCLKEFSRKNEFENHVRTHTREKPYHCSECLKEFGRKSYLVIHMKSHSEKKPYNCSQCSKEFIRKYDFESHVRIHTGEKPYQCSECLKCFSRNSTLIKHKRSHTGKKPYKCSLCLKDYSDKYTLIKHMSVHKEKVYQCSMCVKAFSKRPALVKHMRAHTGEKVHQCSKCLKEFALKSLLTKHMRVHTGVKPYMCSVCLKCFSQNSHLVSHLRVHTGEKPYQCSSCQKKFKTNSHLVTHLKIHSGEKPYKCLDCLKDFSSKFNLKKHLRVHKDEKSFQCSECLKYFKDKSYLDIHMKAHTREKPYRCSECLKDFSQKSVLIKHLKIHSGEKPYHCSECFKNFSNKSYLEVHMSVHTGKKPYQCSECLKDFTHKSNLARHMTIHTREKPYQCSECLKHFSQKSILVRHIKGHAGEKPYQCSVCLKNFVNKYYINIHMRIHTGWKPYQCPVCLKDFTQKVNLQKHMRVHSGEKSYQCPECFKDFCQEIYFLEHIKSHTREKQLQSLE; translated from the coding sequence ATGGAAATAGACAAAGAAAAGAacccatatcagtgttcagagtgtctaaaagTGTTTTCACAAAAATCATCTTTATCCAATCACAAAAGagctcactcaaagaaaaggtaTTATCAGTGTTCACATTGTTTGAAGGAGTTTTCTCGCAAAAATGAATTTGAAAATCACGTGAGGACTCATACAAGAGAGAAACCTTATCATTGTTCGGAGTGTCTAAAAGAGTTTGGACGTAAGTCTTACCTAGTAATTCACATGAAATCCCATTCAGAAAAAAAACCTTATAACTGCTCTCAATGTTCAAAAGAGTTTATACGCAAATATGATTTTGAGAGCCATGtgagaattcatactggagaaaaaccatatcagtgttctgagtgtctgaaatgtttttcACGAAATTCTACTTTAATCAAGCATAAGAGAAGTCACACTGGGAAAAAACCATATAAATGTTCATTGTGTTTAAAAGATTATTCTGACAAATATACTCTAATTAAACACATGAGTGTTCATAAAGAAAAGGTGTATCAGTGTTCAATGTGTGTAAAAGCTTTTTCTAAAAGACCTGCTCTAGTTAAACATATGAGAGCTCATACAGGAGAGAAGGTGCATCAGTGTTCAAAATGTCTAAAAGAATTTGCTCTAAAATCTCTCCTAACAAAACACATGCGAGTGCATACAGGAGTAAAGCCGTATATGTGTTCAGTGTGTCTAAAGTGTTTTTCACAAAACTCTCATCTGGTGTCACACTTGagagttcatacaggagagaaaccataccaATGTTCAAGCTGtcaaaaaaaatttaaaacaaaTTCTCATCTAGTAACACATTTGAAAATTCATTCAGGGGAGAAGCCATATAAGTGTTTAGACTGCTTAAAAGatttttcatcaaaatttaatCTTAAAAAGCACTTGAGAGTTCATAAAGATGAGAAatcatttcagtgttcagaatgtctaaaATACTTCAAGGACAAATCTTATTTAGATATTCATATGAAAGCTCATACACGAGAGAAACCTTATCGATGTTCGGAGTGTCTTAAAGACTTTTCACAAAAATCTGTGCTTATAAAGCACTTGAAAATTCATTCAGGTGAGAAACCATATCACTGTTCAGAATGTTTTAAGAACTTTTCAAATAAATCTTATCTGGAAGTGCACATGAGTGTTCACACAGGaaaaaaaccatatcagtgttctgagTGTCTAAAAGATTTTACACACAAATCTAATTTAGCAAGACACATGACAATTCATACTCGGGAGaagccatatcaatgttcagagtgtctaaaacATTTTTCTCAAAAGTCTATTTTGGTAAGACACATTAAAGGTCAtgcaggagagaaaccatatcagtgttcagtctGTTTAAAAAACTTTGTGAATAAGTattacataaatatacatatgaGAATTCATACAGGATGGAAACCCTATCAGTGTCCAGTGTGTTTAAAAGACTTCACACAAAAAGTCAATCTACAAAAGCATATGAGAGTTCATAGTGGAGAAAAATCTTATCAATGCCCAGAGTGTTTTAAAGACTTTTGTCAGGAGATTTATTTCTTAGAGCATATAAAAAGTCATACCAGAGAGAAACAATTGCAATCTTTAGAGTAA